In a genomic window of Amycolatopsis japonica:
- a CDS encoding nuclear transport factor 2 family protein codes for MKVSRLLPALAAAVLSVVVLAPPANAEPLAGRPANVERFMDAYRAWGRNARNVDAYMNLFVQDGTARLWDSGLETPRDWAGIRSQIEGVLKLAPDYVFVPETVTSDPDGRVVFIEALNTGTVKGKPVSFKTMHRLVLGDPAAGKDPARVQDGRRFWDQVTMFRPVEDPANPLRNLFEGITASATDPAPAIPLPPRIRRLAWNREAAGILVAGVDGTATLLGPGLTEPISGRRAMTAYLDRLFGAVRDVALEPRATVSADGTEYREWVGTAVALGGADPRPISFSLVERTVKTATGTAWSLHFDTLDLIASVQTVKELRARIFG; via the coding sequence ATGAAGGTTTCACGACTCTTGCCCGCCCTCGCGGCGGCCGTTCTGTCCGTTGTCGTTCTCGCGCCCCCGGCGAACGCCGAACCCCTTGCCGGACGACCGGCGAACGTGGAGCGGTTCATGGACGCCTACCGTGCCTGGGGCAGAAACGCCCGGAATGTCGACGCGTACATGAACCTGTTCGTCCAAGACGGGACGGCGCGCTTGTGGGACAGCGGGCTCGAGACACCCCGGGACTGGGCGGGCATCAGAAGCCAGATCGAGGGCGTGCTGAAGCTGGCCCCGGACTACGTCTTCGTTCCGGAGACCGTCACTTCCGACCCCGACGGCAGGGTCGTGTTCATCGAGGCGCTGAACACCGGCACCGTCAAGGGGAAACCGGTCTCGTTCAAGACCATGCACCGGCTCGTCCTCGGCGATCCCGCCGCGGGCAAGGATCCGGCCCGGGTGCAGGACGGCAGGAGGTTCTGGGACCAGGTCACCATGTTCCGTCCGGTGGAGGATCCGGCGAACCCGCTGCGGAACCTCTTCGAGGGGATCACCGCGTCGGCGACCGATCCGGCCCCGGCGATCCCCTTGCCACCGCGGATCCGGCGACTGGCGTGGAATCGGGAAGCGGCGGGGATCCTGGTCGCCGGGGTGGACGGTACGGCGACCCTCCTGGGCCCCGGCCTGACCGAGCCGATCTCCGGCCGCCGGGCCATGACCGCATACCTGGACCGGTTGTTCGGCGCGGTCCGTGACGTCGCACTCGAGCCGCGCGCCACCGTGTCCGCGGACGGCACCGAATACCGGGAGTGGGTCGGCACCGCGGTGGCGCTGGGCGGCGCCGACCCGCGCCCGATCTCCTTCAGCCTGGTCGAACGGACGGTGAAGACCGCGACCGGCACGGCCTGGTCGCTGCATTTCGACACTTTGGACCTGATCGCTTCGGTCCAGACGGTGAAAGAACTGCGGGCCCGGATCTTCGGCTAG